A region of Nostoc sp. 'Peltigera membranacea cyanobiont' N6 DNA encodes the following proteins:
- a CDS encoding FUSC family protein, translating to MQSTDKRPLSWLLQQFQLKPGKPAILSGLRSLFILGVPIGIGIMTNHAAESAIATMAAWFVGMVNVDGAYRQRATAMIAATIGVTLMFLIASLVSNNLWLAIPTTFLVIFIAGLASLYGNVAASVSLITSIMFVISLAKFASFSNWSTLILHCALCLAGGAWTSFLLLGLWAVRPDVPAMQIVANCYLSLSQFVNLASQRGVNPDERQEWTRQFLQAQDTVIQDLTSARSVWTTIWTRQRGATLRGNQLLVLIEDVNQLVNSIVALSELLAIASEHQLFYRLQEEIQQVIEQLAIALQMLSEAIYKGKNSVHLGDLDRTVEALEYRWEVLRAQVFNQTINLQIDEYPDVVNIRKITASLTKLAQQVHTDADVVTDLIQGKQSSITQRDISPPAQSEPIAIIDTLRQNFTFESVLFRHALRLALIVTFAELLASILPLPRGYWITLTALVALKPNFGGTSETTVQRVFGTIFGGIIGITLVLLLKNTLAIAVCFLFLVFVAMAVRSLSYSIFIILLTPAIILLLNLISEGGWEIGVLRIVDSLIGGVLALLGSYLLFPSWERQQLPAQLEKTIRANLAYFQQVIANYLHLQPDASINMLRHQAALENVNANAAAQRLFSEPRHIQGEIEPVMTLITYIRGFFSSVTTLAEHKREFSGEYQFTELKLLTDSIIQILENLADALGQGQSPQPLPALDSYLEVIHNQIEQLHTARLSEIATNSQTLTSTLQAVREQTPLSTELDRIVNEIKVMHCVIARLQE from the coding sequence ATGCAATCTACAGATAAACGTCCTCTCAGTTGGTTGTTGCAGCAGTTTCAACTCAAGCCAGGTAAGCCCGCCATTTTATCAGGATTGCGTAGCCTTTTCATCTTGGGTGTCCCCATTGGAATTGGCATCATGACTAATCATGCGGCTGAAAGTGCGATCGCTACAATGGCTGCTTGGTTTGTTGGAATGGTAAATGTTGACGGAGCCTATCGCCAGAGAGCGACTGCTATGATAGCAGCTACGATTGGGGTAACTCTAATGTTCCTAATCGCCAGTTTGGTTAGTAATAATCTCTGGTTAGCTATCCCGACAACTTTCTTAGTAATATTTATCGCAGGTTTAGCAAGTCTCTATGGGAATGTGGCTGCATCTGTCAGCTTGATTACATCAATCATGTTTGTCATCTCCCTTGCTAAATTTGCTTCATTTTCTAATTGGTCTACTCTTATCCTGCACTGTGCCCTATGTCTGGCTGGTGGCGCGTGGACAAGTTTTTTGTTATTAGGGTTATGGGCGGTGCGTCCTGATGTGCCGGCAATGCAGATAGTTGCTAACTGTTATCTCTCGTTGAGCCAATTTGTAAACTTGGCAAGCCAGAGAGGAGTAAACCCAGATGAGCGTCAGGAGTGGACACGGCAATTTTTACAAGCTCAAGATACTGTCATCCAGGATTTGACATCTGCTCGTAGTGTCTGGACAACTATTTGGACTAGGCAGAGAGGAGCTACTCTGCGGGGAAATCAGTTACTCGTATTAATTGAGGATGTCAATCAACTTGTCAATTCGATTGTGGCACTGAGCGAACTGTTAGCGATCGCATCCGAACATCAACTATTTTATCGATTGCAGGAAGAAATTCAGCAAGTGATAGAACAGTTGGCAATTGCTCTACAAATGTTATCAGAAGCGATATATAAAGGAAAAAACTCAGTTCATTTAGGGGATCTAGATCGGACAGTTGAAGCACTAGAGTACCGATGGGAAGTTCTCCGCGCTCAAGTCTTCAATCAAACGATAAATCTTCAGATAGATGAATATCCCGATGTAGTCAACATTAGGAAGATTACAGCCAGCCTGACAAAGTTAGCACAGCAAGTTCATACTGATGCTGATGTTGTAACAGATTTAATCCAGGGAAAACAGAGCAGTATTACCCAGCGAGATATTTCTCCTCCAGCCCAGTCAGAGCCTATTGCAATTATTGATACATTGCGGCAGAACTTCACTTTTGAGTCAGTCCTCTTTCGTCATGCGTTGCGCCTCGCACTGATCGTCACCTTCGCTGAATTACTTGCCTCAATATTGCCACTACCTAGAGGTTACTGGATAACGCTAACGGCTTTAGTTGCACTCAAACCAAACTTTGGGGGAACGTCTGAGACGACAGTACAAAGAGTTTTTGGGACTATTTTCGGTGGGATTATTGGTATTACTTTGGTTTTACTGCTTAAGAATACATTAGCAATTGCGGTTTGTTTTTTGTTTCTGGTGTTTGTTGCGATGGCGGTGCGATCGTTAAGTTACAGCATATTTATTATTTTGCTAACTCCTGCCATTATCTTACTACTCAACTTAATTAGTGAGGGTGGCTGGGAAATTGGAGTATTGCGGATCGTCGATAGCTTAATTGGGGGTGTCTTAGCATTGCTTGGCAGCTATTTACTTTTTCCCAGTTGGGAACGACAACAACTTCCCGCACAACTGGAAAAGACAATTCGAGCCAATCTTGCCTACTTTCAACAGGTTATTGCTAATTATCTGCATCTACAACCGGATGCATCTATAAATATGCTACGCCATCAAGCGGCACTAGAAAACGTCAACGCTAACGCAGCTGCTCAACGATTGTTCAGCGAACCGCGTCACATTCAGGGAGAAATTGAACCTGTAATGACGCTGATAACATATATTCGTGGCTTTTTCAGTTCAGTTACAACTCTGGCAGAACATAAGCGGGAATTTAGCGGCGAGTACCAATTTACAGAACTCAAGCTACTTACCGATAGCATTATCCAAATTTTGGAAAACTTAGCAGATGCCCTTGGGCAAGGACAGTCACCCCAACCGTTACCAGCATTAGATAGCTATCTTGAAGTAATTCACAACCAAATTGAGCAGCTACATACCGCTCGGTTATCAGAAATTGCCACAAATTCCCAGACTTTAACTTCCACATTACAAGCCGTTCGAGAACAAACTCCCTTATCCACAGAACTGGATCGAATTGTTAATGAAATTAAAGTTATGCACTGTGTAATTGCTCGCCTACAAGAATAA
- a CDS encoding chlorophyll a/b-binding protein — MTGFKNSAPIVSEDPNAVRFGFTPQSENWNGRLAMIGFLSAILIEAFSGQGLLHFWGIL; from the coding sequence ATGACAGGTTTTAAGAATTCTGCGCCTATTGTTTCAGAAGATCCTAATGCAGTGCGTTTTGGCTTCACTCCTCAGAGTGAAAATTGGAACGGTCGGCTTGCAATGATTGGTTTTCTATCTGCAATTTTGATTGAAGCTTTTTCTGGTCAAGGTTTACTCCATTTTTGGGGCATCCTCTAA
- a CDS encoding AraC family transcriptional regulator, which produces MNQKEAEFEKRKMQINREDLIERMIRLALQNSLLEVFPGIFIYQSSKPTESQISVLKPAFCVIAQGSKDVLLNGELFHYDSGHYLISTLDLPIMSNVVEASEEKPYLNLRIDLDPALVAAVMIESGIKTKKSDAGVKAMDVSPVDADLLDAVVKLVKLFDTPDEMKFLAPLIIREIVYRLLKGKQSARLGQLIATEGDAQRISRVVKQIRENIDRPLKIEDTARELGMSVSGFHSHFKSVTAMSPLQFQKQIRLQEARRLMLGENMDVASASFRVGYDDASYFSREYKKLFGIPPHRDIAKLRSNLG; this is translated from the coding sequence ATGAACCAAAAAGAAGCCGAATTTGAAAAGCGGAAGATGCAGATCAATCGGGAGGATTTGATCGAAAGAATGATTCGTCTCGCTCTCCAAAACAGCCTTTTGGAAGTGTTTCCGGGCATTTTCATATATCAATCTTCGAAACCGACCGAGAGCCAGATATCCGTATTAAAGCCCGCCTTCTGCGTCATCGCGCAGGGCAGCAAGGATGTGCTTTTGAACGGTGAATTATTTCACTATGATTCCGGTCATTACTTAATCTCGACGCTTGATTTGCCGATTATGAGTAATGTCGTCGAAGCATCCGAGGAAAAACCTTATTTGAATCTTCGGATAGACCTCGATCCGGCACTTGTTGCTGCGGTGATGATTGAATCCGGCATCAAAACAAAAAAAAGCGATGCCGGAGTCAAGGCGATGGATGTTAGCCCAGTTGATGCCGATTTACTCGATGCAGTCGTCAAATTGGTGAAACTATTTGACACGCCGGACGAAATGAAGTTTCTCGCGCCGCTAATCATCCGCGAGATCGTCTATCGGCTTTTAAAGGGAAAACAGAGCGCACGGCTGGGTCAGTTGATCGCTACCGAAGGCGACGCGCAGCGCATCTCCAGGGTGGTCAAGCAAATCCGCGAGAACATCGATCGGCCGTTGAAAATCGAAGATACAGCCCGCGAACTCGGCATGAGCGTATCAGGCTTTCACTCTCATTTCAAGTCTGTTACGGCAATGAGTCCCTTGCAGTTCCAGAAACAAATACGGCTTCAGGAAGCACGCCGTCTGATGCTCGGCGAAAACATGGACGTGGCGAGCGCCAGCTTTCGCGTCGGTTACGATGACGCATCTTATTTCAGCCGGGAATATAAAAAACTATTTGGTATTCCCCCGCATCGTGACATCGCCAAGCTGCGAAGCAATTTAGGGTAA
- a CDS encoding alpha/beta hydrolase, which yields MEKFKINRAIISIYKSDNEKDKNYMKHILILGMMTLMISGHSYTQAEQKEQSKATKEMEQITPQGYTTFKVSDNVTMYKVTFKNQYKMNVAGHLFIPKNLDQSKKHSAIVVGHPMGAVKEQSANVYAANMAERGFVTLSLDLSFWGESEGEPRNAVAPDIYSEDFSAAVDFLGTRPFIDRNRIGIIGICGSGSFVISAAKIDPRMKAIATVSMYDMGAANRNALNHSLTLEQRKKIQSEAAKQRYVEFTDGETKYTGGTVHKLDENTHPIQREFYDFYRTPRGEYTPKGGSPELTTHPTLSSNVKFMNFYPFNDIETISPRPMLFITGDKAHSREFSEDAYKRAAEPKELYIIPKAGHVDLYDRVELIPFDKLTSFFTEHLK from the coding sequence TTGGAGAAATTTAAGATTAATAGAGCAATAATTTCAATCTATAAATCTGATAATGAAAAGGATAAAAATTATATGAAACATATATTAATTCTAGGGATGATGACTCTTATGATAAGCGGGCATTCTTACACACAAGCAGAACAAAAAGAACAATCAAAAGCAACAAAAGAAATGGAACAAATAACACCACAAGGATATACAACTTTTAAGGTAAGCGACAACGTTACGATGTATAAGGTTACTTTTAAAAACCAATACAAAATGAATGTTGCAGGACATCTATTTATTCCCAAGAATTTAGATCAAAGTAAAAAACATTCGGCGATCGTTGTTGGGCATCCTATGGGAGCAGTAAAAGAACAAAGTGCCAACGTGTATGCTGCAAATATGGCTGAACGAGGGTTTGTGACTTTATCTCTTGACTTGTCTTTCTGGGGTGAAAGTGAGGGCGAACCACGCAACGCTGTTGCGCCTGATATTTATTCTGAAGATTTCAGTGCAGCAGTTGACTTTCTTGGGACGCGTCCATTTATTGACAGAAACCGAATCGGAATAATTGGAATTTGTGGTAGCGGCAGCTTTGTGATCAGTGCCGCTAAAATTGATCCGCGAATGAAAGCGATCGCAACTGTCAGCATGTACGATATGGGAGCAGCCAACCGAAATGCACTTAACCATTCGCTGACCCTTGAGCAGAGAAAGAAAATCCAGTCCGAGGCTGCAAAGCAACGTTATGTAGAGTTTACCGATGGTGAAACCAAATACACGGGTGGAACTGTACATAAGTTAGATGAAAACACACACCCTATCCAGCGTGAGTTTTATGATTTCTACCGTACACCGAGAGGTGAATACACGCCTAAAGGAGGATCGCCGGAACTCACAACGCACCCGACGCTAAGTAGTAACGTTAAGTTTATGAATTTTTATCCGTTTAATGATATAGAAACGATTTCCCCTCGTCCTATGCTTTTCATCACGGGCGATAAAGCTCACTCAAGAGAGTTTAGTGAGGATGCCTACAAACGTGCAGCCGAACCCAAAGAATTGTATATCATTCCGAAAGCAGGACACGTTGATTTATATGACAGAGTTGAGTTAATTCCCTTTGATAAACTCACGTCATTTTTTACCGAACATTTAAAGTAA